One genomic segment of Ignavibacteriota bacterium includes these proteins:
- a CDS encoding T9SS type A sorting domain-containing protein encodes MKKKIIILFVILFNLQPIIAQNSVKYNDQDLFLSGANLAWLSFANDIGKGTTNVEEFADILLQIHENGGNSLRWWLHTNGTVSPEFDLNNKVISPGEYTIQDIHKILELAWEREIGIKLCLWSFDMLRSNLIPTALNRNILLLTDTSYTNSYIKNALIPMVDSLKNHPAIIAWEIFNEPEGMSNEFGWSDIEHVPMSDIQRFINLTSGAIHRTDTLAKVTNGCWSIQAMTDVPTTSLRKISEIEIEEFTNQINTKYNFNLTSENLLKQLQKISAAPNYNYYSDERLIASGGDQDGILDFYSVHYYDWAGTSLSPFHNVNSFWQLDKPLVVAEFHMKNTLGILKTDLYKILFQSGYAGALAWSWTDNAVTQPNDMLIGMKYLWDNYKESVDVLGIGGDWPTISILSPSDNTPFSDTASVNIEIEANDLDGTISLIEIFANDSIKIGELLENPFILNWIPAENSNYKIFAIATDNEGHQRKSNIVRIVYGTPPFQRFEAEKFTIPTTGITIKSDLTASGGAYTELRQTTSKIIWNITNQLSSGNYEIKFGYRLSFDSPKGQFVNVNGSRITELMFDGVVNKWLEKSLFVDLVSGENTIEIEPSWGWMDIDYLAVPVDLVTDIKENNKIFHNFELSQNYPNPFNPTTTIEYCIPSNMKSEMSHVKLIIYDVLGREVETIINKVQSPGNYEIQFDGSRLSSGIYFYGLVSESFTQRKKMILLK; translated from the coding sequence ATGAAAAAAAAAATAATCATTTTATTTGTTATACTTTTCAATTTACAACCAATAATTGCGCAAAATAGCGTTAAATATAATGATCAGGATTTATTTCTAAGTGGCGCAAATTTAGCTTGGTTAAGTTTTGCAAATGATATTGGAAAGGGAACAACAAATGTTGAAGAATTTGCAGACATCTTACTCCAAATTCATGAAAATGGTGGAAATTCTCTAAGATGGTGGCTTCATACAAATGGAACAGTTTCTCCGGAATTTGATTTAAACAACAAAGTTATTAGTCCCGGCGAATATACAATTCAAGATATTCATAAAATTTTAGAATTAGCTTGGGAACGAGAAATTGGAATAAAACTTTGTCTTTGGTCGTTTGATATGTTGAGATCAAATTTAATTCCAACTGCGCTAAATAGAAATATTCTTTTGTTAACTGATACTTCTTACACAAATTCTTACATTAAAAATGCTCTAATTCCAATGGTTGATTCACTAAAAAATCATCCGGCAATTATTGCTTGGGAAATTTTTAACGAACCCGAAGGAATGAGCAATGAATTTGGCTGGTCTGATATTGAACACGTTCCAATGTCGGATATTCAGAGATTTATTAATTTAACTTCCGGAGCTATTCACAGAACGGATACTTTAGCAAAAGTTACGAATGGATGTTGGAGTATTCAAGCTATGACTGACGTTCCGACCACAAGTTTAAGAAAAATTTCCGAAATTGAAATTGAAGAATTTACAAATCAAATTAATACTAAATATAATTTTAATTTAACTTCAGAAAATTTATTAAAACAATTACAGAAAATTTCTGCAGCTCCAAATTATAATTATTATTCAGATGAAAGATTAATTGCTTCCGGCGGTGATCAAGATGGAATTTTAGATTTTTATTCCGTTCATTATTATGATTGGGCTGGAACTTCTTTATCTCCATTTCACAATGTAAATAGTTTTTGGCAATTAGATAAACCACTTGTTGTTGCCGAATTTCATATGAAAAATACTTTGGGAATTTTAAAAACTGATCTATATAAAATTTTATTTCAAAGCGGTTATGCAGGAGCGCTAGCTTGGTCGTGGACAGATAATGCGGTCACTCAACCAAACGATATGCTTATTGGGATGAAATATTTGTGGGATAATTATAAAGAAAGTGTTGACGTTTTAGGTATTGGCGGTGATTGGCCAACAATTTCAATTTTATCTCCAAGTGATAATACACCTTTTTCAGATACTGCTTCAGTTAATATTGAAATTGAAGCAAATGATTTAGATGGAACAATTTCTTTAATTGAAATTTTTGCAAACGATTCTATAAAAATTGGCGAATTATTAGAAAACCCGTTTATTCTAAATTGGATTCCGGCAGAAAATAGTAATTATAAAATTTTTGCAATCGCAACGGATAATGAAGGTCACCAACGAAAATCAAATATTGTGAGAATAGTATACGGAACACCACCTTTTCAAAGATTTGAAGCTGAAAAATTTACAATTCCTACAACTGGAATTACAATTAAAAGTGATTTAACAGCAAGCGGCGGCGCATATACTGAATTAAGACAAACAACAAGTAAAATTATTTGGAATATAACTAATCAATTATCTTCTGGAAATTATGAAATAAAATTTGGTTATCGACTTTCATTTGATTCTCCCAAAGGTCAGTTTGTAAATGTAAACGGAAGCAGAATTACTGAACTTATGTTTGATGGAGTTGTAAATAAATGGCTTGAGAAATCTTTATTTGTTGATTTAGTTTCGGGCGAAAATACAATTGAAATTGAACCATCTTGGGGATGGATGGATATTGATTACCTAGCCGTTCCGGTTGATTTAGTTACTGATATAAAAGAAAACAATAAAATATTTCACAATTTTGAATTATCGCAAAATTACCCAAATCCTTTTAACCCAACAACAACAATAGAATATTGCATTCCATCAAATATGAAAAGTGAAATGTCACATGTGAAATTAATAATTTATGATGTTCTTGGAAGAGAAGTTGAAACTATTATTAACAAAGTTCAATCTCCCGGAAATTACGAAATTCAGTTTGATGGAAGCAGATTATCAAGCGGAATTTATTTTTACGGTTTGGTATCGGAATCTTTTACGCAAAGAAAAAAAATGATTTTATTAAAATGA
- a CDS encoding cellulase family glycosylhydrolase, translating into MKLFRWTFLVSISLLIINCNLVGQMKNELPQISVRANQFVDVLGNSIIFRGVSTSDPDKLIKEGKWNKNLFEELKNWNVNLVRFPVHPIAWRERGEENYLKLLDDGIKWASELGIYVIIDWHSIGNLRTELYQHPMYNTTKTETFRFWKTIAAKYNGNSTVAFYELFNEPTTYNGTLGKISWQQHKELMEEIIGIIYAHDTNKIPIVAGFNWAYELTDVKFEPIAYPNVAYVTHPYPQKREKPWEEKWEQDWGFVADHYPIIATELGFMKADGPGAHIPVIVEDEEYGETIVNYFNKKGISWVAWVFDPFWSPQLIESWNFEPTMQGKFFKQKLIELNK; encoded by the coding sequence ATGAAATTATTTCGTTGGACTTTTTTAGTTTCAATTTCATTATTAATTATCAATTGTAATTTGGTTGGACAAATGAAAAATGAACTACCACAAATCAGTGTGAGAGCGAACCAATTTGTTGATGTACTTGGAAACTCAATAATTTTCAGAGGAGTTTCAACTTCAGATCCGGATAAATTAATTAAAGAAGGAAAGTGGAATAAAAATTTATTTGAAGAATTAAAAAATTGGAATGTGAATTTAGTTAGATTCCCGGTTCACCCAATTGCATGGCGCGAACGAGGCGAAGAAAATTATTTAAAACTTTTAGATGACGGAATAAAATGGGCATCTGAATTAGGAATTTATGTGATTATTGATTGGCATTCAATTGGAAATTTACGAACGGAACTTTATCAGCATCCAATGTACAACACAACTAAAACGGAAACTTTTAGATTTTGGAAAACTATTGCTGCAAAATATAATGGAAATTCGACGGTAGCTTTTTACGAACTATTTAACGAGCCTACAACTTACAACGGAACTTTAGGTAAAATTTCTTGGCAGCAACACAAAGAATTAATGGAAGAAATTATCGGAATAATTTATGCGCATGATACAAATAAAATTCCAATAGTTGCCGGATTTAATTGGGCTTATGAATTAACCGATGTAAAATTTGAACCGATTGCTTATCCAAATGTTGCATATGTTACTCATCCATATCCGCAGAAAAGAGAAAAACCTTGGGAAGAAAAATGGGAACAAGATTGGGGATTTGTCGCCGATCATTATCCGATAATTGCAACAGAACTTGGTTTTATGAAAGCTGATGGTCCCGGTGCGCACATTCCTGTAATTGTTGAAGATGAAGAGTACGGTGAAACAATTGTAAACTATTTTAATAAAAAAGGAATCTCATGGGTTGCTTGGGTTTTTGATCCTTTTTGGTCGCCGCAGTTAATTGAAAGCTGGAATTTTGAACCAACAATGCAAGGTAAATTTTTCAAACAAAAATTGATTGAGTTAAATAAATAG
- a CDS encoding AGE family epimerase/isomerase, giving the protein MKKVFNILSLFIIISSSIFSQDEKLSNELFQSLKKNIFETWYPKTIDTLHGGFLTDFNFEWKAEGRQNKMLVSQTRHVWTLSKAAEFFNDEKYLQIAKHGFDFLKNKMWDSSNGGFYFYRDQKGNEIQQIGNNKTTYSNTFAIYSLSAYYKISKDTSALNLAIKTFNWLEKYAHDPINKGYFDLLNQDGSQQKLITEKRGLQYLVKPNWKDQNSSIHLLEAFTELYSIWKNDLLKIRLKEMLILIRDKLVTQTGYLNLYFDENWNPISFRDSIDEVRNANSYLDHVSFGHDVETAYLMLEAEEILENLDKSKTLSVAKKMVDHAIKYGWDNDNGGFYYEGYYFKNENKPKITNPTKVWWVQAEGLNSLLLMYKIFSHEKKYYELFLKQWEYIDKYLIDHKYGGWYSEGLDISPDAINYPKAHDWKVNYHNSRALMNCIKMMDDR; this is encoded by the coding sequence ATGAAAAAAGTATTTAATATTCTTTCATTATTTATAATTATTTCATCAAGTATTTTTTCTCAAGATGAAAAATTATCAAATGAATTATTTCAATCTTTGAAAAAAAATATTTTCGAAACTTGGTATCCAAAAACTATTGATACTTTGCACGGAGGATTTTTAACCGATTTTAATTTTGAGTGGAAAGCAGAAGGTCGACAAAATAAAATGCTGGTTTCACAAACTCGGCATGTGTGGACTTTATCAAAAGCCGCTGAATTTTTTAATGATGAAAAATATTTACAAATTGCAAAACATGGATTTGATTTTCTAAAAAATAAAATGTGGGATTCATCTAACGGAGGATTTTATTTTTACCGTGATCAGAAGGGAAATGAAATTCAGCAAATTGGAAATAACAAAACCACATACAGCAATACGTTTGCAATATATAGTTTATCGGCGTATTATAAAATTTCCAAAGATACTTCCGCGCTTAACTTAGCAATCAAAACTTTTAATTGGCTTGAGAAATATGCTCATGATCCAATTAACAAAGGATATTTTGATTTATTAAATCAAGATGGCTCACAACAAAAATTAATTACAGAAAAGAGAGGTTTGCAATATTTAGTAAAACCAAATTGGAAAGATCAAAATTCTTCAATTCATTTATTGGAAGCATTTACAGAGCTTTATTCTATTTGGAAAAATGATCTTCTAAAAATAAGATTGAAAGAAATGCTTATTTTAATTAGAGACAAATTAGTTACTCAAACTGGATATTTAAATTTATACTTTGATGAAAATTGGAATCCAATTTCATTTAGAGATTCAATTGATGAAGTTAGAAATGCAAATAGCTATTTGGATCATGTTTCCTTTGGGCATGATGTTGAAACTGCTTATCTAATGTTAGAAGCAGAAGAAATTTTGGAAAATTTGGATAAATCAAAAACTTTATCAGTTGCAAAAAAAATGGTTGATCATGCTATAAAATATGGGTGGGATAATGACAACGGTGGATTTTATTATGAAGGATATTATTTTAAAAATGAAAATAAACCTAAAATTACAAATCCCACAAAAGTGTGGTGGGTGCAAGCAGAAGGATTAAATTCTCTTTTGTTGATGTACAAAATTTTTTCTCATGAAAAAAAATATTATGAATTATTTTTAAAACAGTGGGAATATATTGATAAATATTTAATTGATCACAAATATGGTGGCTGGTATAGTGAAGGATTAGATATTTCTCCAGACGCAATAAATTATCCTAAAGCACATGATTGGAAAGTTAATTATCATAATTCAAGAGCATTGATGAATTGCATTAAAATGATGGATGACAGATAA
- a CDS encoding cellulase family glycosylhydrolase yields MKRREFVKTSAVLGFAAFSGIPFESKSQTKEENMKFSKYKGFNLTQKTGGSGPRRKFEEEDFEIMAELGFNFARIPMSYWNWSKPENWLEINEDIFTDIDEVIEFGKQYKIHINLNLHRVPGYCINGRNLEPMDLFDDTIENMQTALDAVVHHWKFIANRYKGLPNQQVTFDLINEPPGKTNVKRYEEIVRALVKGIKEEDSDRLIVVDGKDIGRYPLLGIEDLNIVQSTRGYDPMSVSHYTATWVPKHEFETFNKPSWPLPADDGKIWNKNALREKLINSWKPVVDKGVQVHVGEWGCFNQTPHDICLKWMEDILLLWKEANWGQSMWNLKGDFGIINSNRSDVKYEEYKGHKLDRKMLELLKQF; encoded by the coding sequence ATGAAAAGAAGAGAATTTGTTAAAACCAGTGCAGTATTGGGTTTTGCAGCTTTTAGTGGAATACCGTTTGAATCAAAATCTCAAACTAAAGAGGAGAATATGAAATTTTCAAAATATAAAGGATTTAATTTAACTCAAAAAACTGGCGGTAGTGGACCAAGAAGAAAATTTGAAGAAGAGGATTTTGAAATTATGGCTGAGCTGGGATTTAACTTTGCAAGAATTCCAATGTCATACTGGAATTGGTCAAAACCGGAAAATTGGTTAGAAATTAATGAAGATATATTTACCGATATTGACGAAGTAATTGAATTTGGGAAACAATATAAAATTCATATAAATTTAAATTTGCACAGAGTTCCGGGTTATTGCATAAACGGAAGGAATTTAGAACCAATGGATTTATTTGATGATACTATAGAAAATATGCAAACTGCATTGGATGCTGTTGTGCACCATTGGAAGTTTATTGCAAATAGGTATAAAGGTTTGCCAAATCAACAAGTTACGTTTGATCTGATTAATGAACCTCCCGGAAAAACAAATGTTAAACGATACGAAGAAATTGTTCGTGCTTTAGTTAAAGGAATAAAAGAAGAAGATTCGGATCGTTTAATTGTTGTTGACGGCAAAGATATTGGACGTTATCCTCTTTTGGGAATTGAAGATTTGAATATTGTTCAAAGTACACGCGGTTATGATCCGATGAGTGTTAGTCATTATACAGCGACTTGGGTTCCAAAACATGAATTTGAAACTTTTAATAAACCAAGTTGGCCTTTGCCTGCAGATGATGGAAAAATTTGGAATAAAAATGCTCTTAGAGAAAAATTAATAAATAGTTGGAAACCCGTTGTAGATAAAGGAGTTCAAGTTCATGTTGGCGAATGGGGATGTTTTAATCAAACTCCACATGATATTTGTCTTAAATGGATGGAAGATATTTTGTTATTATGGAAAGAAGCAAATTGGGGACAATCAATGTGGAATTTAAAAGGTGATTTTGGAATTATAAATAGTAATAGATCAGATGTAAAGTATGAGGAATATAAAGGTCACAAACTTGATAGAAAAATGCTGGAATTGTTAAAACAATTTTAG
- a CDS encoding glycosyl transferase: MKFGFFDDTKKEYVITNYKTPYPWINYLGSENFFSIISNTAGGYSFYKDALLRRITRFRYNNVPIDNGGKYFYINDSGNIWNPGWKPIKADVENYSCRHGLGYTIINGTRNFIQAEILFFVPLQKNCEIQKVKISNLGEKSKSIKLFSFVEFALWNAQDDQTNFQRNFSTGEVEVKDSVIYHKTEYKERRNHFSFYSVNSELNGFDTDCDSFIGLYNGFDNPDVVIEGKSKNSIAHGWSPIASHQIEITLSPNEEKEFIFILGYVENDEENKWESKGIINKEKAVKLINEFSTSESVNNAFNDLQNYWTSLLSNFQIKSHDEKLDRMVNIWNQYQCMITFNMSRSASYFESGIGRGMGFRDSNQDLIGFVNQIPEKARERILDIAATQFEDGGAYHQYQPLTKKGNNAIGGNFNDDPLWLILSTTTYIKETGDWSILDEQVPFDNDETKSQSLFEHLKRSFYHVVNNLGPHKLPLIGRADWNDCLNLNCFSKNPDESFQTTENKKGGVAESIFIAGMFVLYGNEFVDLCKKLEKIDEANSALFHIEEMKIAIDKYGWDGNWFLRAYDFYGEKIGSNENDEGKIFIESQGICTMAEIGVEDGRAKLALDSVKKYLDCEYGIVLNNPAFTKYHINMGEISTYPAGYKENAGIFCHNNPWIMIGETILGNGNRAFEYYKKIAPSYLEEISDLHKTEPYVYSQMIAGKDAFKPGEAKNSWLTGTAAWNYYAVTQYILGIQPQYDGLKIDPCIPNNWDGFKIVRKFRNAIYNIEIVNPNHVSNGVKQISLNGKMIEGNVIPFMEKGSENFVEVTLG, translated from the coding sequence ATGAAATTTGGATTTTTCGATGACACAAAAAAAGAATACGTAATTACAAATTACAAAACACCTTATCCATGGATAAATTATTTGGGAAGTGAAAATTTCTTCTCAATAATATCAAACACTGCCGGCGGTTACAGTTTTTACAAAGATGCTTTGCTTAGAAGAATTACGAGATTCAGATATAATAATGTTCCGATTGATAACGGAGGAAAATATTTTTATATAAATGATTCCGGTAATATTTGGAATCCGGGTTGGAAGCCAATTAAAGCTGATGTTGAAAACTATTCTTGCAGACACGGATTAGGTTATACAATTATAAATGGAACAAGAAATTTTATTCAAGCAGAAATTTTATTTTTCGTTCCATTGCAAAAAAATTGCGAAATTCAAAAAGTTAAAATTTCCAACTTGGGTGAAAAATCAAAATCTATAAAACTTTTTTCATTCGTAGAATTTGCTTTGTGGAATGCTCAAGACGATCAAACAAATTTTCAAAGAAATTTTTCAACCGGAGAAGTTGAAGTTAAAGATTCCGTAATTTATCACAAAACAGAATATAAGGAACGAAGAAATCATTTTTCTTTTTATTCGGTAAATTCTGAGTTAAATGGATTTGATACCGATTGCGATTCGTTTATCGGCTTGTATAACGGATTTGATAATCCAGATGTTGTAATTGAAGGAAAATCAAAAAACTCAATTGCACACGGCTGGTCGCCGATTGCTTCTCATCAAATAGAAATAACACTTTCGCCAAATGAAGAAAAAGAATTTATTTTCATACTTGGTTATGTTGAAAATGATGAAGAAAATAAATGGGAATCTAAAGGAATTATAAATAAAGAAAAAGCTGTAAAATTGATAAATGAATTTTCAACTTCGGAATCTGTAAATAATGCTTTTAACGATTTACAAAATTATTGGACTTCCCTTCTTTCAAATTTTCAAATAAAAAGTCACGATGAAAAACTTGATAGAATGGTAAACATTTGGAATCAATATCAATGTATGATAACTTTTAATATGTCGCGAAGTGCATCGTATTTTGAAAGCGGTATTGGTCGCGGAATGGGTTTTAGAGATTCTAATCAAGATTTAATTGGATTTGTTAATCAAATTCCGGAGAAAGCACGCGAAAGAATTTTGGATATTGCGGCAACTCAATTTGAAGACGGCGGAGCTTATCATCAGTATCAGCCGTTAACAAAAAAAGGCAACAATGCAATTGGCGGAAATTTTAATGATGATCCGCTTTGGCTAATTCTTTCAACAACAACTTACATAAAAGAAACCGGCGATTGGTCAATTCTTGATGAACAAGTTCCATTTGATAATGATGAAACGAAATCTCAATCTTTATTCGAACATTTGAAAAGATCATTTTATCATGTTGTAAATAATTTGGGACCTCACAAACTTCCCTTAATAGGCAGAGCCGATTGGAATGATTGTCTGAATTTAAATTGCTTTTCAAAAAATCCGGATGAATCATTTCAAACTACAGAAAATAAAAAAGGCGGAGTTGCCGAATCAATCTTCATTGCCGGAATGTTTGTTCTTTATGGAAATGAATTTGTTGATCTTTGCAAAAAGTTAGAAAAAATTGATGAAGCAAATAGTGCTTTATTTCATATTGAAGAAATGAAAATTGCGATTGATAAATATGGATGGGATGGAAATTGGTTTTTGCGCGCGTATGATTTTTATGGAGAAAAAATCGGAAGCAATGAAAACGACGAAGGTAAAATTTTTATTGAGTCTCAAGGAATTTGCACAATGGCAGAAATTGGCGTTGAAGATGGACGTGCAAAACTTGCTTTAGATTCCGTAAAAAAATATTTGGATTGCGAATACGGAATTGTTTTAAACAATCCGGCATTTACAAAATATCATATTAACATGGGGGAAATTTCTACATACCCGGCTGGTTACAAAGAAAATGCTGGAATATTTTGTCATAATAATCCTTGGATAATGATTGGAGAAACTATTTTGGGCAATGGCAATAGAGCGTTTGAATATTATAAAAAAATTGCGCCATCATATTTAGAAGAAATAAGTGATTTGCATAAAACTGAGCCTTATGTTTATTCTCAAATGATTGCCGGGAAAGATGCGTTTAAACCGGGCGAAGCAAAAAATTCTTGGTTAACCGGAACTGCTGCGTGGAATTATTACGCAGTTACACAATATATTTTGGGAATTCAGCCGCAATATGATGGATTAAAAATAGATCCATGTATCCCTAATAATTGGGATGGTTTTAAGATTGTAAGAAAATTTAGAAATGCGATTTACAATATTGAAATTGTAAATCCAAATCATGTTTCAAATGGTGTTAAACAAATTTCTCTGAATGGAAAAATGATTGAAGGAAATGTAATTCCATTTATGGAAAAAGGAAGTGAAAATTTTGTTGAAGTAACTTTAGGATAG
- a CDS encoding MFS transporter, producing MNENGKLSFKEKFAYGFGDLASVLYWQTFMLYLTYFYTDVFLIPAAAVATMFLLSRIWDGINDPMMGILSDRTNTKWGHFRPYLLWMCVPFAIAGVFTFTVPDLDEGGKLVWAYATFFIIMMLYTAINIPYTALLGVITPNSNERTSVSSFKFLFAFAAGIIVSATLLPLVQILGDGNDAKGWQSAFIIYGIAAVIFFLITFFGTKERVLPPKTQKSSIKQDFYELVTNGPWLILLLATILFILFVAIRSSVTVHYFKYFVGTQEITLPFMDKASYDFNAITSAFNTVGQFSSFVGVLLVSFVSNRMGKKRTFFLYFVVAVIGTAGFYFCKPDQLGLIFFFQIIGSLTGGPLSVLVWAMYADTADYNEWKRGRRTTGLVFSASTMSQKFGWAIGSFVALNLMAQVGFEPNQVQSQESLDGLVLLFSLIPAGFGVLAIISLIFYPLDEKKVYEIETELKQRRQLEES from the coding sequence ATGAACGAAAACGGAAAATTGAGCTTTAAGGAAAAATTTGCATATGGATTTGGAGATTTAGCTTCAGTCCTTTATTGGCAAACTTTTATGTTATACCTAACTTATTTTTATACGGATGTTTTTTTAATTCCGGCTGCTGCTGTTGCAACAATGTTTTTATTAAGTAGAATTTGGGATGGAATAAACGATCCGATGATGGGAATACTTTCCGATAGAACAAATACAAAGTGGGGACATTTCCGCCCATATTTATTATGGATGTGCGTTCCGTTCGCAATTGCCGGCGTTTTTACTTTTACAGTTCCGGATTTAGATGAAGGCGGAAAATTAGTTTGGGCATACGCAACTTTCTTTATAATTATGATGCTATATACTGCAATCAATATTCCTTATACTGCTTTGTTAGGTGTAATTACTCCCAACTCAAATGAACGGACTTCAGTTTCTTCATTTAAATTTCTTTTTGCATTTGCTGCCGGAATAATTGTTTCAGCAACATTGCTTCCGTTGGTTCAAATTTTAGGTGATGGTAATGATGCAAAAGGTTGGCAATCTGCTTTTATAATTTACGGAATTGCCGCAGTTATATTTTTTCTAATAACTTTTTTTGGAACAAAAGAAAGAGTACTTCCACCTAAAACTCAAAAGTCTTCTATCAAACAAGACTTTTATGAATTAGTTACAAATGGTCCTTGGTTAATATTACTACTTGCAACAATTTTATTTATTCTTTTTGTTGCGATAAGAAGCAGTGTTACAGTTCACTACTTCAAATATTTCGTCGGAACTCAAGAAATTACCTTACCATTTATGGATAAAGCTTCATACGATTTTAATGCTATTACGTCAGCATTTAATACAGTTGGACAATTTTCATCTTTTGTTGGTGTCTTGTTAGTTAGTTTTGTTTCAAATAGAATGGGAAAGAAGAGAACATTTTTTCTTTACTTTGTCGTTGCTGTAATTGGTACAGCCGGATTTTATTTTTGCAAACCAGATCAATTAGGTTTGATATTCTTTTTTCAAATAATTGGTTCTTTAACCGGCGGACCATTAAGTGTTTTGGTTTGGGCAATGTACGCAGATACAGCTGATTATAATGAATGGAAACGCGGAAGAAGAACAACCGGTTTAGTTTTTTCTGCTTCAACAATGTCTCAAAAATTTGGTTGGGCAATTGGATCTTTCGTTGCATTAAATTTAATGGCACAAGTAGGATTTGAACCAAATCAGGTTCAATCACAAGAAAGTTTAGATGGGTTAGTTTTATTATTCAGTTTAATTCCAGCTGGGTTTGGAGTTTTGGCAATAATAAGTTTAATATTTTATCCATTAGATGAAAAGAAAGTTTATGAAATTGAAACTGAATTAAAGCAAAGAAGGCAATTAGAAGAAAGTTAA
- a CDS encoding glycoside hydrolase family 130 protein, translating into MASTIVGKSLPNIPWEEKPKNCNDIIWRFSGNPILDWNPIPKAARVYNSAIAPFNGKFAGVFRADQKNGRATLFAGTSEDGININLDLDPINWIDENGNPKPTSYAYDPRVVNVDGTYYVVWCDDMKGPSIGLGRTTDFKTFIRMPNPLMPYNRNGVLFPRKINEKYMLLSRPSDTGHTPFGDIYISESPDLIYWGNHKHVMGKGGQGWWQGTKIGAGPIPIETNDGWLLFYHGVSGTCNGFVYSFGAVILDLENPSKVLYRTRDYLLTPEKNYETSGFVPNVVFPCANLYDAETGRIAIYYGAADTYTAIAFTQVDELINYIKNNSEIL; encoded by the coding sequence ATGGCTTCAACAATTGTGGGTAAAAGTTTACCAAATATTCCTTGGGAAGAAAAACCTAAAAACTGTAATGATATTATTTGGAGATTCAGCGGAAATCCTATATTAGATTGGAATCCAATTCCCAAAGCGGCAAGAGTTTATAATAGTGCAATTGCTCCATTTAATGGAAAATTTGCCGGAGTTTTTAGAGCTGATCAGAAAAATGGTAGAGCAACATTATTTGCTGGCACAAGTGAAGACGGAATTAATATAAATTTGGATTTGGATCCAATAAATTGGATTGATGAAAATGGAAATCCGAAACCTACAAGTTATGCTTATGATCCAAGAGTTGTAAATGTTGACGGAACTTATTATGTAGTTTGGTGCGACGATATGAAAGGTCCATCAATTGGATTAGGCAGAACAACAGATTTTAAAACATTTATTCGAATGCCTAATCCGCTTATGCCGTATAACCGAAATGGAGTTTTGTTCCCAAGAAAAATTAATGAAAAATATATGTTATTAAGCAGACCGAGCGATACCGGTCATACACCATTTGGAGATATTTACATTAGTGAAAGTCCGGATTTAATTTATTGGGGAAATCATAAACACGTTATGGGAAAGGGAGGACAAGGCTGGTGGCAAGGAACCAAAATTGGCGCCGGACCAATTCCCATCGAAACAAATGATGGTTGGTTACTTTTTTACCATGGAGTTTCCGGAACTTGCAATGGATTTGTTTATAGTTTTGGTGCGGTAATTCTTGATTTGGAAAATCCAAGTAAAGTACTTTACAGAACGCGGGATTATTTGTTAACTCCGGAAAAAAATTATGAAACTTCTGGTTTTGTTCCAAATGTAGTTTTTCCATGTGCAAATTTGTATGATGCAGAAACCGGAAGAATTGCTATTTATTACGGAGCTGCTGATACTTATACTGCAATTGCGTTTACTCAAGTTGATGAATTAATAAACTATATTAAAAATAATTCTGAAATTCTTTAA